A genomic stretch from Fusarium musae strain F31 chromosome 9, whole genome shotgun sequence includes:
- the DPM1 gene encoding dolichol-P-mannose synthesis (BUSCO:EOG09264272~EggNog:ENOG41~CAZy:GT2_Glycos_transf), whose product MATTKNKYSVILPTYNERKNLPIITWLLNRTFTENNLDWELIIVDDGSPDGTQEVAQQLVKAYSPHVVLKPRAGKLGLGTAYVHGLKFVTGNFVIIMDADFSHHPKFIPEMVALQAKGNYDIVTGTRYAGNGGVFGWDLKRKFVSRGANLFADTVLRPGVSDLTGSFRLYKRAALEKAIASTESKGYSFQMELMVRAKAMGCTVAEVPISFVDRLYGESKLGGDEIVQYAQGVFNLWLKV is encoded by the exons ATGGCCACAACTAAGAACAAGTACTCGGTTATCTTGCCAACCTACAATGAGCGCAAGAACCTGCCCATCATTACCTGGTTGTTGAACCGCACCTTTACTGAGAA CAACCTCGATTGggaactcatcatcgtcgacgaCGGCTCCCCCGATGGAACCCAAGAAGTTGCCCAGCAGCTCGTCAAGGCCTACTCCCCCCACGTTGTGCTCAAGCCCCGCGCTGGCAAGCTCGGTCTCGGAACAGCCTACGTCCACGGTCTCAAGTTCGTCACCGGCaacttcgtcatcatcatggacgCCGACTTCTCCCACCACCCCAAGTTCATCCCCGAGATGGTCGCTCTCCAGGCCAAGGGCAACTACGACATCGTCACGGGTACTCGCTACGCTGGAAACGGCGGTGTTTTTGGTTGGGATCTCAAGCGCAAGTTCGTCAGCCGTGGCGCCAACTTGTTCGCCGACACTGTCCTCCGCCCTGGCGTGAGTGACCTCACGGGCAGCTTCCGACTGTACAAGCGTGCTGCGCTGGAGAAGGCTATTGCTAGCACTGAGAGCAAGGGATACAGTTTCCAGATGGAGCTTATGGTGCGTGCGAAGGCTATGGGATGCACCGTCGCTGAGGTTCCCATCTCTTTCGTCGATCGTCTTTATGGAGAGAGCAAGCTTGGCGGTGACGAGATTGTTCAGTATGCCCAGGGTGTCTTCAACCTGTGGCTCAAGGTCTAA
- a CDS encoding hypothetical protein (EggNog:ENOG41), protein MSDRVSQLARHLNYPKGLLAGQVAIITGSGQGIGAEAARLFAKEGAKVVVADIDAEKSKAVADDINKNGGQAIAVPGDILKAEYVNDLVKKAAEFGDGKINIIVNNAGYTWDGVIHKMTDKQWDTILALHCTAPFTLVRAAAPYFRVRDGAPRCIVNISSTSGVHGNAGQLNYSLAKAGITGFTKTIAKEWGPSFGVRANTIAFGHILTRLTAAKEDGAFVTGPDGEKIALGIPTKQKEAAGDNAHADIPLRRPGTATEAASAVLAVASPLFSYVSGQTIMVTGGRNM, encoded by the exons ATGTCGGACCGTGTTAGTCAACTCGCGCGTCATCTCAACTACCCCAAAGGTCTCCTCGCTGGCCAAGTAGCTATCATCACAGGCAGCGGCCAAGGCATCGGTGCAGAAGCGGCCCGGCTCTTTGCCAAAGAGGGCGCGAAAGTTGTTGTTGCAGATATCGACGCGG AAAAGTccaaggctgttgctgatgaCATCAACAAGAATGGCGGCCAGGCTATAGCTGTGCCCGGAGACATTCTCAAGGCAGAATATGTCAATGATctggtcaagaaggctgcaGAATTTGGCGACGGAAAGATCAACATTATCGTCAACAATGCGGGCTACACTTGGGACGGTGTCATCCACAAGATGACAGACAAGCAGTGGGATACtattcttgctcttcacTGTACTGCCCCTTTCACTCTCGTCCGCGCAGCAGCACCTTACTTCCGTGTACGCGATGGCGCTCCTCGTTGCATTGTCAATATCTCGTCTACATCTGGAGTGCACGGCAATGCGGGACAGCTCAACTATTCTCTTGCAAAGGCGGGTATTACAGGCTTCACAAAGACGATTGCCAAGGAGTGGGGTCCCTCCTTTGGCGTGAGAGCGAATACTATTGCCTTTGGACATATCCTCACCAGATTGACGGCGGCAAAGGAAGATGGCGCGTTTGTCACCGGACCAGATGGTGAGAAAATTGCCCTGGGTATCCCGACAAAGCAGAAGGAGGCAGCGGGGGATAATGCCCATGCAGATATTCCACTGAGGAGACCTGGTACTGCGACTGAAGCTGCGAGCGCTGTTCTGGCTGTGGCGAGTCCACTGTTCTCGTATGTGTCAGGTCAGACCATCATGGTCACTGGAGGTCGTAATATGTAG
- a CDS encoding hypothetical protein (EggNog:ENOG41) translates to MSDTGVTRLTLFQPGRDPLRKDLSILMTTPVSQLGEARPKEFSFLLRPEIYHPLTPLNVPVAFRNPQKQPDPEAPIEELLASGHFRAAAIAAVQELTGSGASGGINPTDSKRIFELLYTRLACLTLIDATPLAAQEVKALEDLNDIRRYVDETTGEHLVPWELRVLNVRLQSLGFGDYRRAVMSYHDLAREARDRISKAASQHDNSARELWKARLYDLGIQVAGALIELEDLTGAAHHLSTLRDRGDGKMMLTKALLWLHLGDVESARSCARQAMENDENVEKLILALCDMADAEYETALEAWKELQESLDDEMVGVNTAVCLLYLGRIQEGRATLEGLVESGLSSHTLLFNLSTMYELCTERHKNLKLKLTERVAGLEASTAGWEKTNSDFKL, encoded by the exons ATGAGCGATACCGGTGTGACACGGCTAACTCTGTTCCAGCCCGGCCGAGATCCTCTACGAAAGGACctctcgatcttgatga CGACTCCAGTCTCGCAACTGGGAGAGGCCAGACCCAAAGAATTTTCATTCCTTCTTAGGCCAGAGATCTACCACCCTCTGACGCCTCTCAACGTCCCTGTCGCATTTCGTAACCCACAGAAGCAGCCCGATCCTGAGGCTCCCATTGAGGAGCTCCTTGCCAGCGGTCACTTCAGAGCAGCGGCTATAGCTGCTGTTCAAGAGCTCACAGGCTCTGGAGCTAGTGGGGGAATCAACCCCACGGATTCCAAGAGGATATTTGAGCTTCTTTACACTCGACTGGCATGTCTTACTCTGATTGATGCGACTCCCTTGGCTGCCCAGGAGGTCAAAGCCTTGGAAGATCTCAACGACATCAGGAGGTATGTAGACGAAACCACCGGAGAGCACCTAGTACCTTGGGAGCTAAGAGTTCTCAATGTACGTCTTCAGTCGCTTGGCTTCGGCGATTATCGCCGAGCCGTAATGAGCTACCACGACCTGGCTCGCGAAGCTCGTGATCGTATCAGCAAGGCAGCATCCCAGCACGATAACTCCGCAAGGGAACTTTGGAAAGCTCGTCTTTACGATCTCGGTATCCAGGTCGCCGGAGCTCTGATTGAGCTCGAGGACCTGACAGGTGCAGCGCATCACCTCAGCACCCTACGGGACCGAGGTGATGGCAAGATGATGCTCACCAAAGCACTTCTGTGGCTTCATCTAGGAGACGTAGAAAGCGCAAGGTCCTGCGCTCGTCAAGCCATGGAGAATGACGAAAACGTCGAGAAACTCATCCTGGCACTCTGCGACATGGCCGACGCAGAGTACGAGACAGCCCTTGAAGCGTGGAAGGAACTGCAAGAAAGTCTAGACGACGAGATGGTCGGCGTTAACACAGCCGTGTGTTTGTTGTATCTTGGGCGGATACAGGAG GGACGCGCAACATTGGAGGGCCTTGTGGAATCTGGCTTATCATCTCATACGCTGTTATTCAACCTATCGACTATGTACGAGCTGTGTACAGAGAGGCATAAGAACCTGAAGTTGAAGCTTACGGAGAGGGTCGCTGGCCTGGAAGCTTCGACTGCAGGCTGGGAAAAGACAAACAGCGATTTCAAGCTATAG
- a CDS encoding hypothetical protein (EggNog:ENOG41): MSPVETFAAPSNTHHPFSSYLQGARYAWSQMDLTPEQSVISSPEEANETVAQSRFVRDLISGGDLILAVGPHRTLLRVASAFLCEISPVFSVMFGPNFEEGERLRNRQPGDPEMVLELPDDDPLAFDNTILALYGSNPSTQDCGPEDIQKISILADKYDLVSRFTFASVYWFAKYAWADDPEETWQLTTAAYWMQNPDAFFTFSKKLVKQLQPSHLSYVAGIPDKELGLRLCFIWTGLVPFVSVQN, translated from the exons ATGAGCCCCGTTGAAACTTTTGCTGCACCAAGCAACACACACCAccccttttcttcttattTGCAAGGTGCCCGCTACGCTTGGTCTCAAATGGATCTTACTCCAGAACAATCAGTCATTTCGAGCCCAGAAGAGGCCAACGAGACTGTGGCCCAATCCAGATTTGTCCGGGACTTGATCTCAGGTGGCGATTTAATCCTCGCCGTTGGCCCCCACCGAACTCTCCTTAGAGTTGCGTCAGCCTTCCTGTGCGAGATATCGCCTGTATTTTCGGTCATGTTTGGGCCAAACTTCGAAGAGGGCGAGCGCTTGCGCAATCGCCAGCCCGGAGATCCAGAAATGGTTCTCGAGCTCCCCGACGACGACCCTCTCGCTTTCGACAACACGATCCTCGCGCTCTACGGGTCTAATCCTTCGACGCAAGACTGTGGCCCCGAAGATATCCAGAAGATTTCGATCCTTGCTGATAAATATGATTTGGTATCGCGATTTACCTTTGCTTCGGTGTATTGGTTTGCAAAGTATGCTTGGGCAGATGACCCCGAAGAGACGTGGCAACTCACAACTGCTGCCTATTGGATGCAGAACCCCGATgctttctttacctttagCAAGAAACTCGTCAAGCAGCTGCAGCCCTCTCACTTGAGCTACGTCGCGGGCATACCCGACAAGGAGCTTGGGCTTCGACTTTGCT TTATCTGGACGGGTCTTGTGCCATTTGTGTCAGTCCAAAACTAA
- a CDS encoding hypothetical protein (EggNog:ENOG41), which yields MPIPNPNPESSTTRPDSNQSMPDQEGTSLVERIPELETDIVSGGDLVLIVGADRIRIRITEQAARVCSDILAGMLDQQNITNADNTGRVRELELPNDNPTTVRNAFGSIYPGNPHTDDLWPAEIYDVVVFAREYKMIPEFKKVAPNWFRTRSCGRRFYPVHTFFGLEECWYLMMAAHYMRLGDHYAPAYLRLEFSKLSERLVKDENPYHNARLVEPGPDAHEIEVDIYRGSMQQKWNSIVSLAAWEALDHASD from the exons ATGCCGATCCCAAATCCCAATCCCGAATCCTCTACTACACGGCCAGACTCAAACCAGAGCATGCCAGACCAAGAGGGCACAAGCCTGGTTGAGA GGATCCCAGAACTCGAGACAGACATAGTAAGCGGTGGTGATCTTGTACTTATCGTCGGAGCGGACAGAATTCGGATCAGAATTACAGAACAGGCTGCCCGCGTGTGTTCAGATATTCTTGCTGGCATGCTTGATCAACAAAATATCACTAACGCTGACAATACGGGTCGGGTTCGTGAGCTCGAGCTTCCGAACGACAATCCTACCACGGTGCGGAACGCGTTTGGCAGCATCTATCCTGGCAATCCTCATACGGACGATCTGTGGCCAGCAGAGATCTACGATGTGGTCGTGTTTGCCAGAGAGTATAAGATGATTCCCGAATTCAAGAAGGTTGCTCCAAACTGGTTCCGCACAAGATCTTGCGGCCGCCGCTTTTATCCTGTGCATACGTTCTTTGGTCTGGAAGAATGTTGGTACCTAATGATGGCAGCGCATTACATGCGTCTCGGTGATCATTATGCTCCCGCTTATCTCCGTCTTGAATTCTCCAAACTGAGCGAGCGACTGGTGAAGGATGAAAACCCATATCACAACGCCCGCTTGGTAGAACCGGGGCCAGATGCTCACGAGATTGAAGTCGATATCTACC GCGGAAGTATGCAACAGAAATGGAACAGCATCGTCAGTCTCGCTGCATGGGAGGCGCTGGATCATGCATCGGACTAG
- a CDS encoding hypothetical protein (EggNog:ENOG41), whose protein sequence is MGTSRAVLNADGGDVPTDSVTQIAPDGDVMLVVGPSQHKIQVSSHFLKLISPVFRAMLDAPMKEGKALANKSDHDGPIEIVLPEDKEQPMDQVLRTLFSSDPSATKFSISEAKEIAILADKYGMVERLQVFASFWLLNATKTDGADVISENEWNALVVAYILKVDWAFFDVTRNMRLKSTSLLKFINNFHDKHTGLRLGMAVEELRNIHLKMESKYGYSAVSRM, encoded by the exons ATGGGTACTTCGCGCGCCGTTCTCAACGCCGATGGAGGTGATGTTCCCA CAGACTCTGTTACCCAAATCGCTCCCGACGGCGATGTTATGCTGGTGGTTGGCCCAAGCCAGCACAAGATTCAGGTCTCTTCGCACttcctcaaactcatctcCCCTGTCTTCCGAGCTATGCTTGATGCACCGatgaaagaagggaaagcccTCGCAAACAAGTCCGATCATGACGGCCCCATTGAAATCGTCCTCCCCGAAGACAAGGAACAGCCAATGGACCAGGTATTGCGCACACTCTTCAGCTCAGACCCAAGCGCCACGAAGTTCTCGATCAGTGAAGCCAAGGAGATCGCCATTCTTGCAGATAAATATGGAATGGTCGAGCGTCTCCAAGTATTTGCATCTTTCTGGCTTCTCAACGCCACCAAGACAGATGGTGCAGATGTGATTTCTGAGAATGAGTGGAATGCCTTGGTTGTCGCATACATACTCAAGGTCGACTGGGCTTTTTTTGACGTAACCAGGAACATGCGCCTGAAGAGCACTAGCTtgctcaagttcatcaacaacttTCACGACAAACATACTGGTCTGCGCCTCGGAA TGGCCGTTGAAGAACTGCGTAACATACACTTAAAGATGGAGTCCAAGTATGGCTATAGTG CAGTGTCCAGGATGTAG
- a CDS encoding hypothetical protein (EggNog:ENOG41) translates to MLNLKFSEGIKLHEKDKSPVDMKLPEDDGLATAQASKPLYGSYPEMLLLTPDQIQKVSIVVDKYDMSARFVMAGTVWMGCEPINLEDAWKLMTASYWLDHQVGFRRMSEYVIRKLNHAQIFRLANETFDVALGLKLGSEFSS, encoded by the coding sequence ATGTTGAACCTCAAGTTCTCAGAGGGCATCAAGCTCCATGAGAAGGACAAGTCACCAGTCGACATGAAACTGCCAGAGGATGATGGGCTGGCGACTGCCCAGGCCTCAAAACCTTTATATGGATCATACCCAGAAATGCTACTTCTCACACCTGACCAAATCCAGAAAGTCTCCATTGTAGTAGACAAGTACGATATGTCAGCACGTTTTGTCATGGCCGGTACAGTCTGGATGGGCTGCGAACCTATCAATCTCGAGGATGCCTGGAAGCTTATGACAGCTTCTTACTGGCTTGATCATCAGGTTGGGTTCCGTCGGATGAGCGAGTATGTCATACGAAAACTCAACCACGCGCAAATCTTCCGTCTCGCCAACGAGACATTCGACGTCGCTCTGGGTCTGAAACTAGGCAGTGAGTTTTCATCATGA
- a CDS encoding hypothetical protein (EggNog:ENOG41) → MRTRRSNRTKRYTIEKYDFEGSSDEETLDRASKHAERDENFDEAAAAEESAEELALGQEHDENDDAESDGPVSEPDGVLDRFARQRVKPIRPFNVRAAGFTGYLDLEPVADGRIVRSYWGPYDRGFKAKQLVEAWYGRHEDGVKLVTGMLDRWMDWTVLPPKIQDDEGQKDRGVWSPSYFEREAYSAEHWYERVRESLPEANAMVPLPTYEVPRYQFKREPMPVLLGPPTSQQELKFQPGDSYSISQNGLPMQNDDAPLGWILDAGGIVTGMDWAPLNNANSPQLLALCVIPHSDQELYDYEQESLNPEFQKYGTVQLWEFVGERQENGFARPSMQPPILRKTICLEFGRARRVKWSPACGFLAILCDDGNVYVVEAGDGGGGSYEKVAQPIAVFGFPDEDAKATALTWINFNRLVVGYTDGSIAIWSIRPHRLLSRHPVHHNIVVDLVSGYPAMPYLVASTPVGGTVKLIDLRAPSFESTEVQNLTVGTQPNLLGYSDHLLGFYSMYPSAGVLNTHIGFMHHSQFPVARRVFTGESFPSCLAVGRTHPYLLVGSLDGSLWAINPQVELFTTRREPTDRIRVFHHEHRPAKLFPTGSPAAARGVSRIATGFILERSLTKHSAHKPPVKKGKKPKKKDTDTAVGDDEEEGGAIMDPTRAIIYEPLTRITVAEWNPNEEYGCWAAVAMGSGLVRVTDLGLTITEEEEN, encoded by the exons ATGAGAACTCGGAGATCCAATCGCACGAAGCGATATACGATAGAGAAGTACGACTTCGAAGGTAGTTCCGACGAAGAAACTCTCGATCGCGCTTCCAAGCACGCAGAACGGGATGAAAACTTTGATGAGGCTGCCGCTGCAGAAGAAAGTGCCGAAGAGCTCGCCCTCGGCCAAGAGCACGACGAAAATGATGATGCAGAATCCGACGGTCCTGTGAGCGAACCAGATGGCGTCCTGGACAGATTTGCTCGTCAACGTGTCAAGCCTATCAGGCCCTTCAACGTTCGCGCAGCCGGCTTCACGGGATACCTCGATCTTGAGCCTGTGGCGGATGGGCGCATTGTGAGATCGTACTGGGGGCCCTACGACCGCGGGTTTAAAGCCAAGCAACTAGTTGAGGCATGGTACGGACGTCATGAAGATGGCGTCAAGTTGGTCACGGGTATGCTGGATCGTTGGATGGACTGGACAGTGCTTCCTCCGAAAATtcaggatgatgagggtcAGAAAGATCGAGGTGTTTGGTCGCCTAGCTACTTCGAAAGGGAAGCTTACAGCGCCGAGCATTGGTATGAGCGTGTCAGGGAGAGTTTACCAGAAGCAAACGCGATGGTACCACTGCCGACCTATGAAGTTCCGCGGTACCAGTTTAAGAGAGAGCCAATGCCAGTATTATTAGGGCCGCCCACATCTCAACAAGAGCTCAAATTCCAACCTGGTGACTCATACTCTATATCTCAGAATGGCCTCCCAATGCAAAATGACGACGCGCCCTTGGGGTGGATTTTAGATGCCGGCGGTATCGTCACCGGTATGGACTGGGCACCTCTGAACAACGCCAACTCGCCGCAACTTCTAGCCCTCTGTGTTATTCCACATTCCGATCAAGAACTATACGATTACGAACAGGAATCCTTGAATCCAGAGTTCCAAAAGTACGGCACTGTGCAGTTATGGGAGTTCGTCGGAGAGAGGCAAGAGAATGGCTTTGCTCGACCTTCGATGCAACCTCCAATACTGCGCAAGACGATATGTCTCGAATTTGGGCGGGCTCGAAGAGTGAAATGGAGTCCCGCATGCGGTTTCTTGGCCATTCTTTGCGATGATGGCAACGTGTACGTGGTGGAGGCTGGTGACGGCGGAGGGGGAAGTTATG AAAAGGTTGCGCAGCCAATAGCTGTATTTGGCTTCCCAGATGAAGACGCCAAAGCGACCGCGCTTACATGgatcaacttcaacaggCTGGTCGTGGGTTATACTGACGGCTCTATTGCTATTTGGTCCATCCGTCCTCATCGCCTCCTATCCCGACATCCTGTCCACCACAACATCGTGGTCGATCTCGTCTCAGGCTATCCAGCAATGCCCTACCTCGTTGCCTCAACCCCTGTAGGTGGAACTGTCAAACTGATTGACCTTCGTGCGCCAAGTTTCGAGTCAACCGAAGTCCAGAACCTTACAGTCGGAACACAACCAAATTTGCTTGGATACAGCGATCACTTGCTTGGCTTCTACTCCATGTACCCATCCGCCGGTGTTTTGAATACCCATATCGGCTTCATGCACCATTCGCAATTCCCTGTTGCGCGTCGTGTCTTTACAGGGGAAAGCTTTCCTTCATGTCTCGCAGTCGGACGAACACATCCATACCTCCTTGTCGGCTCTCTAGACGGCTCACTGTGGGCTATCAATCCACAGGTTGAACTCTTCACCACAAGACGTGAACCCACGGACCGTATCCGAGTTTTCCATCACGAACATCGCCCTGCAAAGCTTTTCCCCACTGGCTCACCCGCGGCAGCGCGAGGAGTGTCAAGAATAGCGACAGGCTTCATATTGGAGCGCAGCCTGACTAAGCATTCAGCCCATAAACCGCCGGTcaagaaagggaagaagccaaagaagaaggataccGACACAGCTGTCggggacgatgaagaagaagggggcGCAATCATGGATCCGACCCGAGCCATCATCTACGAGCCACTGACAAGGATCACGGTGGCCGAATGGAATCCTAACGAAGAGTATGGATGTTGGGCTGCTGTGGCGATGGGCTCAGGTCTGGTGAGGGTCACAGATCTCGGCTTGACGATaacagaagaggaggaaaactAG
- the TMA7 gene encoding Translation machinery-associated protein 7 (EggNog:ENOG41), with protein sequence MGGANREGGKVKPLKQAKKAQKELDDDDKAFLEKKRADEKARKELAAKAGGKGPLNTGGQGIKKSGKK encoded by the exons ATGGGTGGCGCTAACCGAGAAG GCGGCAAGGTCAAGCCCTTGaagcaggccaagaaggcccaGAAGGAacttgacgacgatgacaaggctttcctcgagaagaagcgCGCCG ACGAGAAGGCTCGCAAGGAACTTGCCGCCAAGGCTGGAGGCAAGGGCCCTCTCAACACCGGTGGCCAGGGCATCAAGAAGAGCGGAAAGAAATAG
- a CDS encoding hypothetical protein (EggNog:ENOG41): MASSSDEGEIVENAAKDLKATSLQHTGGSSVDRQDRNKSRLSTPDHDSASRYSNGSRRSISPRGYKRSHDERDRNRDRDHYNSRPRDQAYRRNYEDSRRDDHRKPRGQYDDLDRPASRTSNFSYGGRDRSRDRDNYREGDRDRYSNKRPRNRSRSPQRSRPSDRGRFDRFVREGQYDRRDDGPKELKYEDSSRNGGSMSKRTTVGEASRAQEHHAKPEQGLTNGHGTSKASQQEPAAQKEPERKPEPEPEPEPDYEEPEPFDEEAEIERRRKRREEILAKHSSATPLLLHAVGAAASKAHGASPASTAPDTPMRAHSDIESPRTPRSGMSTASGGRILLTRGADIASPRSPGSHTEMSPGGINFLDDRALMNNHGKAQPDEEDGPSAADYDPTGDMQEDERRHELRHGNVVLHGEQHPIATEQQPQEDVQKESTEKTGGDDDDDDFDMFAEDFDEEKYATKPVEPVAPIEGDGKAPDVPAIKGGILEGDDKDGYYKIRIGEVLNGRYQIQAALGRGMFSGVARAVDITTKELVAIKMMRNNDALRKGGYTEIAILEKLNEADPEGRKHIIKFIRQFDYKGHLCMVFENLSMNLREVLRKFGNNVGINLGATRAYAYQIFVALAHMRKCSIIHADLKPDNILVNESHNVLKICDLGTAIDKTDAATAHMDVTPYLVSRFYRAPEIILGIPYDYAVDMWSIGCTLYEMYTGKILFAGDSNNQMLKAIMEIRGRLTPKLFKRGQLSPAHFDDKGQFVSIERDKVLGKACLISAALAGFSNILSKG; encoded by the exons ATGGCGTCGAGTTCGGACGAAGGCGAGATCGTCGAGAACGCCGCTAAAGATTTGAAGGCAACTTCACTGCAGCATACTGGAGGAAGCAGTGTTGACCGTCAAGACAGAAACAAAAGTAGACTTTCGACTCCGGATCACGATTCGGCTTCTAGATACAGCAACGGGTCACGACGAAGCATTTCACCCCGTGGCTACAAGCGATCGCACGACGAAAGAGACAGGAATAGGGACAGAGATCACTACAACTCCAGACCTCGCGATCAGGCCTATCGCCGGAACTACGAGGATTCGCGACGTGACGACCATCGAAAGCCGCGAGGACAATACGATGACCTAGATCGACCTGCATCACGAACATCAAATTTCAGCTACGGGGGCCGCGATCGGAGCCGTGACCGAGACAACTACCGCGAGGGGGACCGAGATCGGTATTCTAACAAACGACCTCGAAACAGGAGTCGCTCTCCTCAAAGATCTCGACCTTCGGATAGAGGCAGGTTTGATCGCTTTGTCAGAGAAGGCCAATACGATCGTCGCGACGATGGGCCGAAGGAACTTAAGTATGAAGACAGTTCGAGAAATGGCGGGTCTATGTCCAAGAGGACGACAGTAGGAGAGGCTTCACGCgcccaagaacatcatgcTAAACCTGAACAAGGCCTTACAAATGGACATGGTACTTCCAAGGCTTCTCAGCA GGAGCCAGCAGCTCAGAAGGAACCGGAACGAAAACcggagccagagccagagccagagcccgACTACGAAGAGCCTGAGCCTTTTgacgaagaagctgaaaTCGAGCGACGCCGCAAGCGACGTGAGGAGATTCTGGCTAAGCACAGTTCTGCGActcctctccttctccatgcTGTAGGTGCGGCTGCGAGTAAAGCTCACGGAGCTTCTCCTGCGTCCACCGCGCCCGACACGCCCATGAGAGCACATTCCGATATTGAAAGCCCCCGCACTCCCCGATCAGGTATGTCAACAGCATCTGGTGGAAGGATCTTATTGACCAGAGGTGCAGATATCGCATCACCACGCTCTCCTGGATCACATACCGAAATGTCTCCGGGAGGCATCAACTTCCTCGATGACAGAGCCCTGATGAACAACCACGGCAAGGCTCAGccagacgaggaggatggcCCCTCAGCCGCTGACTACGATCCTACTGGAGACATGCAGGAGGATGAACGACGACATGAGCTCCGGCACGGGAACGTCGTACTTCATGGTGAGCAGCATCCCATTGCAACGGAACAACAGCCACAGGAAGATGTTCAGAAAGAGTCTACCGAAAAGACcggcggtgatgatgacgatgatgacttcGATATGTTTGCGGAAGACTTTGACGAGGAAAAGTATGCCACAAAACCTGTCGAGCCGGTCGCGCCTATCGAGGGTGACGGCAAGGCCCCTGATGTCCCAGCTATCAAGGGGGGTATTCTTGAAGGTGACGACAAAGATGGATACTACAAGATTCGCATTGGTGAAGTCTTGAATGGTCGGTATCAGATCCAGGCAGCACTGGGAAGGGGTATGTTTTCAGGGGTAGCTCGTGCCGTCGACATCACCACGAAGGAGCTCGTCGCTATCAAGATGATGCGAAACAATGACGCCCTCCGAAAGGGAGGATACACAGAGATCGCTAttctggagaagctcaacgaggCCGACCCTGAGGGTCGCAAGCACATCATCAAGTTTATCCGCCAGTTCGACTACAAGGGTCATCTGTGCATGGTGTTCGAGAACCTGAGCATGAACTTGCGAGAGGTTCTGCGAAAGTTTGGTAACAATGTGGGTATCAATCTTGGAGCTACGCGAGCATACGCATACCAGATCTTTGTCGCTCTCGCGCACATGCGAAAGTGCAGTATCATTCATGCTGATCTCAAACCGGACAACATCTTG GTAAACGAGAGTCACAACGTGCTAAAGATCTGTGATTTGGGTACGGCTATCGACAAGACGGATGCGGCGACAGCGCACATGGATGTCACTCCATACCTCGTCAGTCGATTCTACCGAGCACCGGAGATTATTTTGGGCATTCCTTACGATTATGCCGTCGACATGTGGTCTATCGGCTGCACGTTGTATGAGATGTACACCGGCAAAATCCTCTTTGCTGGAGACAGCAACAACCAGATGCTCAAGGCAATTATGGAGATCAGAGGAAGGTTGACGCCGAAGTTGTTCAAGCGTGGTCAACTATCGCCGGCTCATTTTGACGACAAGGGACAATTCGTCAGCATCGAACGAGACAAGGTTCTAGGCAAG GCATGTTTGATCTCAGCCGCCCTTGCGGGGTTCTCGAACATACTCAGCAAGGgatag